A genomic window from Sporosarcina sp. Marseille-Q4063 includes:
- a CDS encoding squalene/phytoene synthase family protein, protein MSPDAKLQKEAMHVLKLTSRTFYIPIKLLNPTLRKIVGSAYLCMRAIDEIEDHEELQSETKQRLLRTTSELLKTKFDDVAYKQLLHPYENILPEVTLRLGDWLSICPTIFLDKVQESTSIMADGMAKWVEKDWLVKTKEDLDEYTYYVAGLVGVMLSDIWQLFDGTKTDRELAIAYGRGLQVVNMLRNQEEDADRGVHFIPDGWTRADMFQYAELNLNRAEDYIDSITTKNILLFCKIPHTLAKRTLNALTGGKEKMNRTEVETTVNEIVNSL, encoded by the coding sequence TTGAGTCCTGATGCTAAATTACAAAAAGAAGCCATGCATGTATTGAAGTTAACAAGTAGGACATTCTATATTCCAATTAAATTATTAAATCCTACCTTGCGCAAAATTGTTGGTTCTGCTTATTTATGTATGCGCGCTATCGATGAAATTGAAGATCACGAAGAATTGCAATCCGAGACCAAACAACGTTTATTGCGAACTACGAGCGAATTATTAAAAACAAAATTTGACGATGTTGCTTACAAACAACTTTTACATCCTTATGAAAATATTTTACCGGAAGTTACATTGCGACTAGGCGATTGGCTATCAATATGTCCAACGATTTTTCTCGATAAAGTTCAGGAATCCACAAGCATCATGGCAGATGGAATGGCCAAATGGGTAGAAAAAGACTGGCTTGTAAAAACCAAAGAGGATTTGGATGAGTACACATACTACGTCGCCGGCTTGGTAGGCGTCATGCTATCTGACATTTGGCAGCTATTTGACGGGACAAAAACGGATCGGGAATTAGCGATTGCATATGGACGCGGTCTGCAAGTCGTTAATATGTTGCGTAACCAGGAAGAAGATGCTGATCGCGGCGTTCATTTTATTCCCGATGGTTGGACGCGTGCAGATATGTTTCAGTATGCTGAATTGAATTTAAATAGGGCTGAAGACTATATTGATTCGATTACGACTAAGAACATTCTCTTATTTTGTAAAATCCCGCACACTTTAGCGAAAAGAACACTCAATGCTTTAACCGGCGGCAAAGAAAAAATGAACCGTACTGAAGTTGAAACGACAGTGAATGAAATAGTAAATAGTTTATAA